A single window of Psychrobacter raelei DNA harbors:
- a CDS encoding alpha/beta fold hydrolase — protein MIHQTLNLVTTADHQQIAVWKITDNEAIKNPLNPSVDNHKRQNLLLLHGAFSDKGVCLGIASYFASLGYPCFIMEWRGHGSSSQPKTPYHLEDIAFYDIRATLDYLVNELNLDNLHCITHSGGGICLTMLLTRHTEYVDKISSITLFACQAFAAATTPVSYAKLLLSKAATRQMGIVRGKRLKLGTMNESYYLLSQWMDWNLNQNFSSYSPTPIRHQLKQAFNQRMHRLIDKRSGQGFQRRHTAVIPQQPFDYRTVMPYITTPTYAICAAGDSVAPPQGCLKFLQAFNNANNHFREFGIASGDLENYNHTRIFLSRNAAAEVWPTVLNWIEKHSR, from the coding sequence ATGATACATCAAACGCTTAATCTTGTGACCACAGCAGACCATCAGCAAATTGCTGTTTGGAAAATTACAGATAATGAGGCCATTAAAAACCCCCTAAATCCGTCTGTAGACAATCATAAAAGACAAAATCTATTGTTGCTTCATGGCGCTTTTTCGGACAAAGGGGTCTGCCTCGGTATTGCCAGTTATTTTGCGTCTTTAGGTTATCCCTGTTTTATTATGGAATGGCGTGGTCATGGCAGTAGCAGCCAGCCCAAAACGCCCTATCATTTAGAAGATATCGCTTTTTATGATATCAGGGCCACTCTTGATTACTTAGTTAACGAGCTAAACCTCGATAATTTACACTGTATCACCCACAGTGGTGGTGGTATTTGCCTAACCATGCTTCTGACCCGCCATACTGAGTATGTCGATAAAATATCTAGTATCACTTTATTTGCCTGCCAAGCTTTTGCTGCAGCGACCACCCCAGTCAGCTACGCCAAATTACTGCTAAGTAAAGCTGCCACCCGTCAAATGGGGATTGTAAGAGGCAAACGCCTAAAGCTTGGCACCATGAATGAAAGTTACTATCTACTGTCACAGTGGATGGACTGGAACTTAAACCAAAACTTTAGTAGCTACTCGCCTACCCCGATAAGACATCAGTTAAAACAGGCCTTTAATCAGCGAATGCATCGACTGATTGATAAACGCTCAGGCCAGGGTTTTCAACGTCGTCATACCGCTGTTATCCCGCAGCAACCCTTCGATTACCGTACTGTGATGCCCTATATCACTACGCCCACTTATGCTATTTGTGCAGCAGGTGACTCTGTTGCACCACCACAAGGGTGTTTAAAGTTTTTACAAGCCTTTAACAATGCTAACAATCACTTTCGGGAGTTTGGTATTGCCAGTGGCGATTTAGAGAATTATAACCATACCCGTATATTTTTAAGCCGTAATGCTGCCGCCGAAGTTTGGCCCACAGTACTTAACTGGATTGAAAAGCACAGCCGCTAA
- a CDS encoding segregation and condensation protein A — protein sequence MRIYTTPVQSLPEDLYIPPQAFAIWLDQFEGPLDFLLYLVKKNNFDITDTAILPITEQYLAYIDELDADHFELAGDYLLMASTLIAIKTELLLPAPEKLEDERDPKAELISRLEDYAQIKEAARRLDNLIRLERDVFLAMASLPDPEVMAAQLPSYPAEILVESLLKMQLKPDYQMHSIKVDPIPLSDRIASISRQLSERGEGAFIELLDQSQGRLGVVVSFVAVLELMKRQIIDVIETDSALTTASAAIKPLVTHNIANTAQDAVTDGAVPAEHKPHTYSLSSLKLRWVA from the coding sequence ATTAGAATCTATACCACGCCTGTACAGTCATTGCCAGAAGACTTGTACATACCACCTCAAGCTTTTGCCATTTGGCTTGATCAGTTTGAAGGCCCACTCGACTTTTTATTATATCTGGTCAAAAAGAACAATTTTGACATCACAGACACCGCTATTTTGCCAATTACTGAGCAGTATTTGGCATATATCGATGAGCTTGATGCTGATCATTTTGAGCTGGCTGGTGATTATCTGCTGATGGCTTCGACTTTGATTGCCATTAAGACCGAGCTATTGTTACCGGCGCCTGAGAAGTTAGAAGATGAGCGCGACCCGAAAGCTGAATTAATATCTCGCTTGGAGGACTATGCTCAAATTAAGGAGGCTGCTCGTCGTTTGGACAATCTGATACGTCTAGAGCGTGATGTATTTTTGGCAATGGCTAGCCTGCCAGACCCTGAGGTTATGGCTGCTCAGCTACCCAGCTACCCTGCTGAAATACTGGTGGAGAGCTTATTAAAAATGCAGCTTAAACCTGACTATCAGATGCACAGTATCAAAGTTGATCCTATTCCCTTATCAGATCGTATTGCCAGCATCAGTCGCCAGTTAAGTGAACGTGGTGAAGGCGCCTTTATTGAGCTTCTTGATCAGAGTCAGGGACGTCTTGGGGTGGTGGTCAGCTTCGTGGCTGTGCTTGAGCTAATGAAGCGTCAGATTATTGATGTGATTGAGACAGACAGCGCGTTAACAACTGCGTCTGCGGCCATAAAACCACTCGTCACCCATAACATTGCCAATACCGCACAAGATGCCGTTACAGATGGCGCAGTACCGGCTGAGCATAAGCCGCATACTTATAGCCTATCAAGTTTAAAGCTGCGCTGGGTCGCTTAA
- the trpS gene encoding tryptophan--tRNA ligase yields the protein MTVEQNTSEHTQKAEDTQPKRILTGVTTTGIPHLGNYVGAIRPAIQSAQNSLNEEDQSFFFLADYHGIIKCYDPKQIHESTKAIAATWLACGLDPEKVVFYRQSDVPEIPELAWILNCSCPKGLMNRAHAYKAAVDINNEKSDVDPDQGITMGLFGYPVLMAADILMFNATHVPVGRDQIQHIEMARDIAGTFNHKYKSLFTLPSAVVDENVALLTGLDGRKMSKSYGNTIPLFGEYNPQVDPEKQMRKAIMQIVTNSQAPEEPKNPDDSVIFEIYKAFGSTEEIADLRAQFEAGIAWGDAKQILFEKINSEIAPFRERYFELMANPKELEEILLMGAEKARRHSRKQLDKTRRAIGIKPLAKLK from the coding sequence ATGACTGTAGAACAAAATACTTCAGAGCACACTCAAAAAGCCGAAGACACTCAGCCAAAACGTATCTTAACTGGTGTTACCACAACCGGTATCCCACACTTAGGTAACTATGTGGGCGCTATTCGTCCTGCGATTCAATCTGCGCAAAACAGCCTAAATGAAGAAGATCAGTCTTTTTTCTTTTTGGCCGACTACCATGGCATTATCAAATGCTATGACCCAAAACAAATTCACGAATCAACCAAAGCCATTGCCGCCACTTGGCTTGCGTGTGGTCTTGACCCTGAAAAGGTAGTGTTTTATCGTCAATCTGATGTGCCTGAGATTCCAGAGCTTGCGTGGATTTTAAACTGTTCATGTCCCAAAGGACTGATGAACCGAGCCCATGCTTATAAAGCGGCGGTCGACATTAATAATGAAAAAAGTGACGTGGATCCCGACCAAGGTATCACCATGGGTCTGTTTGGGTATCCTGTATTAATGGCCGCTGACATCTTAATGTTTAATGCCACCCATGTGCCTGTCGGCCGTGACCAAATCCAGCACATTGAAATGGCGCGCGATATCGCCGGTACGTTCAACCACAAGTACAAGTCATTATTTACCCTACCCTCTGCGGTGGTAGATGAAAATGTGGCGCTACTCACCGGTCTTGATGGTCGCAAGATGAGCAAAAGCTACGGCAATACCATTCCTTTATTTGGTGAATATAACCCACAAGTAGACCCCGAAAAGCAGATGCGTAAGGCCATCATGCAAATTGTGACCAATTCACAAGCCCCTGAAGAGCCAAAAAATCCTGATGACTCGGTAATCTTTGAGATCTATAAAGCCTTTGGTAGCACAGAAGAGATTGCAGATTTACGTGCTCAGTTTGAGGCGGGGATTGCTTGGGGCGATGCTAAGCAGATTTTATTTGAAAAAATTAATAGTGAAATCGCCCCTTTCCGCGAGCGTTATTTTGAGCTGATGGCCAACCCTAAAGAGCTAGAGGAAATCTTGCTCATGGGGGCCGAAAAAGCCCGCCGTCACAGCCGCAAACAGTTGGATAAAACACGCCGTGCTATCGGTATTAAGCCGTTAGCTAAGCTTAAATAA
- the scpB gene encoding SMC-Scp complex subunit ScpB: protein MSDTAQTDLNNFHRYDQLSRRIEVLLHASESPLTDSQLRKHLSLSKPELETALLVLQQRLTTGVLSLSESASGYRLQIRSEYSALIQHVFPQRLESLSQALLETLSVIAYKQPVTRGDIEQVRGVTVSSNILRQLFDKGWIIEKGYRETLGRPALLHTTPQFLDAFGLESLEQLPPLPDLNLQSD from the coding sequence ATGAGCGATACAGCGCAAACTGACCTTAACAATTTTCACCGTTATGATCAGCTAAGCCGCCGTATTGAAGTGTTGCTACATGCCTCTGAATCACCTCTGACCGACAGCCAGCTTAGAAAACATCTGTCTTTATCAAAGCCGGAGCTTGAGACTGCTCTGTTAGTCTTACAGCAAAGACTGACCACAGGTGTACTCAGCTTAAGTGAATCTGCCAGCGGCTATCGGCTACAGATTCGCAGTGAATATAGTGCATTAATTCAACACGTCTTCCCGCAGCGATTAGAGAGCTTAAGTCAGGCATTGCTTGAGACTTTAAGCGTGATTGCTTATAAACAGCCGGTGACCCGAGGTGATATTGAGCAGGTGCGAGGTGTCACCGTATCTAGCAATATCTTAAGGCAGCTGTTTGATAAAGGCTGGATTATTGAAAAAGGCTATCGAGAGACTCTAGGGCGCCCTGCCCTTTTGCATACCACGCCACAGTTTTTGGATGCCTTTGGGCTTGAGAGCCTAGAGCAGTTGCCGCCACTTCCTGATTTAAATTTGCAAAGTGACTAG